A genomic region of Eucalyptus grandis isolate ANBG69807.140 chromosome 5, ASM1654582v1, whole genome shotgun sequence contains the following coding sequences:
- the LOC120293380 gene encoding LOW QUALITY PROTEIN: vestitone reductase-like (The sequence of the model RefSeq protein was modified relative to this genomic sequence to represent the inferred CDS: inserted 2 bases in 1 codon) — MEGNRGTVCVTGGTGFIASWFIMRLLEHGYSVRTTVRPDPDGKRDTSFLKNLPGASERLQILTADLSDPDSFSPAIEGCVGVFHVATPVDFEDREPEPVVTKRSIDGALGILRACLNSKTVKRVVYTSSAAAIQFDNSGADILDEDSWSDVESIRDMTRFGSSYAISKTLTXKAVLEFGEQHGLEVVTVVPTFVHGPFICPKFAGSVRTSLALVLGNKNEYSLLLEVAFVHVDDLVRAHIFLFEHPDTKGRYICTSATMTIEEMSKFLSERYPEFRIPSPESLKELKGPRFPRLSSRKLLDAGFEYKYRIEDMFDGAIQCCKEKGYL, encoded by the exons ATGGAGGGCAACAGAGGCACGGTGTGCGTGACAGGCGGTACTGGCTTCATAGCTTCATGGTTCATCATGAGGCTCCTTGAACATGGTTACTCCGTCCGGACCACCGTCAGACCCGACCCGG ATGGCAAAAGGGACACGAGCTTCTTGAAAAATCTACCAGGAGCATCAGAAAGGCTCCAAATCCTAACCGCTGACCTCAGTGACCCCGACAGTTTCAGCCCAGCCATCGAGGGCTGTGTCGGAGTCTTCCATGTTGCCACCCCGGTGGACTTCGAGGACAGAGAGCCAGAGCCAGTCGTCACCAAAAGATCCATCGATGGAGCGTTGGGCATCCTGAGGGCCTGCCTGAACTCCAAGACGGTGAAGCGGGTTGTGTACACTTCGAGTGCGGCTGCAATTCAATTTGACAACTCTGGGGCCGATATATTGGATGAGGACTCCTGGAGCGATGTTGAGTCCATCCGAGATATGACGAGGTTTGGATCTTCCTACGCAATCTCAAAGACGTTGAC GAAGGCGGTTCTTGAGTTCGGAGAGCAGCATGGACTGGAAGTGGTGACGGTGGTTCCCACGTTTGTCCACGGGCCCTTCATTTGCCCCAAGTTCGCTGGATCCGTCCGAACTTCGCTGGCTTTGGTATTAG GGAACAAGAATGAGTACTCTCTTCTTCTCGAAGTAGCTTTCGTGCATGTAGATGACTTGGTGAGAGCACACATCTTCCTCTTTGAGCACCCCGACACCAAGGGGCGGTACATTTGTACCTCGGCCACGATGACCATCGAGGAGATGTCCAAGTTTCTCTCGGAAAGATACCCGGAGTTTCGCATTCCCTCTCCAGA GTccttgaaggaattgaaaggcCCCAGGTTCCCCCGCCTATCGTCAAGGAAACTGTTGGACGCCGGTTTTGAGTATAAGTACAGGATCGAGGACATGTTCGACGGAGCCATCCAATGCTGCAAAGAAAAGGGGTATCTCTAG
- the LOC104444359 gene encoding LOW QUALITY PROTEIN: vestitone reductase (The sequence of the model RefSeq protein was modified relative to this genomic sequence to represent the inferred CDS: inserted 1 base in 1 codon), with translation MEGNRGTVCVTGGTGFIASWLIMRLLEHGYSVRTTVRPDPDGKRDTSFLKNLPGASERLQILTAELSDPESFNPAIEDCVGVFHVATPVDFEDREPEPVVTKRSIDGALGILRACLNSKTVKRVVYTSSAAAIEYNNSGAYILDEDSWSDVESIREMGRFGSSYAISKTLTEKAVLEFGEQHGLEVVTVVPTFVHGPFICPKFAASVRVLLALVLGNENEYSLLLKVSFVHVDDLARAHIFLFEHPDTKGRYICTSATMTIEEMSEFLSERYPEFQIPSPESLKELKGPRFXRLSSRKLLDAGFEYKYRIEDMFDGAIQCCKEKGYL, from the exons ATGGAGGGCAACAGAGGCACGGTGTGCGTGACAGGCGGTACTGGCTTCATAGCTTCATGGCTCATCATGAGGCTCCTTGAACATGGTTACTCCGTCCGGACCACCGTCAGACCCGACCCGG ATGGCAAAAGGGACACGAGCTTCTTGAAAAATCTACCAGGAGCATCAGAAAGGCTCCAAATCCTAACCGCTGAACTCAGTGACCCCGAGAGTTTCAACCCAGCCATCGAGGACTGTGTCGGTGTCTTCCACGTTGCCACCCCGGTGGACTTCGAGGACAGAGAGCCAGAGCCAGTCGTCACCAAAAGATCCATCGATGGAGCATTGGGCATCCTGAGGGCCTGCCTGAACTCCAAGACAGTGAAGCGGGTCGTGTACACTTCGAGTGCGGCTGCAATTGAATATAACAACTCTGGGGCCTATATATTGGATGAGGACTCCTGGAGCGATGTTGAGTCCATCCGAGAAATGGGGAGGTTTGGATCTTCCTACGCAATCTCAAAGACATTGACTGAGAAGGCGGTTCTTGAGTTTGGAGAGCAGCACGGACTGGAAGTGGTGACGGTGGTTCCCACGTTTGTCCACGGGCCCTTCATTTGCCCCAAGTTCGCTGCATCCGTCCGAGTTTTGCTGGCTTTGGTATTAG GGAACGAGAATGAGTACTCTCTTCTTCTCAAAGTATCTTTCGTGCATGTAGACGACTTGGCAAGAGCACACATCTTCCTCTTCGAGCACCCTGACACCAAGGGGCGGTACATTTGTACCTCGGCCACGATGACCATCGAGGAGATGTCCGAGTTTCTCTCGGAAAGATACCCGGAGTTTCAGATACCCTCTCCAGA GTccttgaaggaattgaaaggcCCCAGGT CCCGCCTATCGTCAAGGAAACTGTTGGACGCTGGTTTTGAGTATAAGTACAGGATCGAGGACATGTTCGACGGAGCCATCCAATGCTGCAAAGAAAAGGGGTATCTCTAG